In the Thermogemmatispora onikobensis genome, ATCTCACTGAAGCACAATCCCACTGTAAAACCCCCTCTTCCTGCCTTACCCTGCCCGTTGCCTTTCCCACGGCCTGGCTGGTGGTCTCTGTCCGTGGATGATATGATGTTGTTAGCCCGGTCAGGTGGCCAGGGCAAAGACTCTGGCCCGACTTCGGTCGCCGACGAGGGAACTGTCCTTACCTGGCCGCCCCCAAGGGGGGGCATGTGGGCCTGCCTGCCTTATGTAGTGCCAGTCCTGCTGGTGTGAGGAGTCATGCGAGCAATGGAGCTTTGGATCTGTGTGACCTGTGGTACCCAGTTCGCTCCTGGTGAAGAGCCACCCCCTGAGTGCCCCATCTGTCTGGATCAGCGGCAATACGTCGGCTATGAGGGCCAGCGTTGGACGACTCTGGCCGAGTTGCGGGCCAGTGGTCTGCGCAACGTGTTGAAGGAGCATGAGCCGCGCCTGATCGGCATTGGCAGCGAGCCAACGTTTGCCATTGGTCAACGAGCTTTACTTGTGCAAAGCCCCGAAGGCAATCTTCTCTGGGACTGCATTTCCTTTCTCGACGAGGAGACTGTCGAGCAAGTCACGGCCCTGGGCGGTCTCCGTGCTATTGCGATCTCACATCCGCACTACTACAGCAGTATGGTCGAGTGGGCTGAGCGCTTCGGGGTCCCTGTCTATCTGCACGCTGCTGACCAGCGCTGGGTGATGTGTCCCTCGGAGCGGCTGGTCTTCTGGTCGGGAGAGAAGCTTGAGTTGTTTGCTGGTCTGACGCTTATACGGCTGGGCGGCCATTTTCCTGGGGGCACGGTCCTCTATTGGCCC is a window encoding:
- a CDS encoding MBL fold metallo-hydrolase, with translation MELWICVTCGTQFAPGEEPPPECPICLDQRQYVGYEGQRWTTLAELRASGLRNVLKEHEPRLIGIGSEPTFAIGQRALLVQSPEGNLLWDCISFLDEETVEQVTALGGLRAIAISHPHYYSSMVEWAERFGVPVYLHAADQRWVMCPSERLVFWSGEKLELFAGLTLIRLGGHFPGGTVLYWPDGAEGRGALLSGDIIQVVADRRWVSFMYSYPNLIPLPASEVERIRAMIAPYRFERLYGAWFERVVWSQAHAAVMRSAERYLHALAGQLPA